One region of Olleya sp. Hel_I_94 genomic DNA includes:
- a CDS encoding LysE family translocator — translation MTFFICLLLGFCIAALGSITPSFLNLTVVKYSLKNGKKSTFYLIAGYATVLFFQANLGAYLANVLMKNSEYITLIQKIGTGILFLLSINFFRLYFSPKKEVSEKEIPKSKSYFYGILMSSLNMMAIPFYFTFISLLIGFKYFEYTVFTAFYFSIGSTIGSFTLYTIYAIVAKNIEHKLTYIASKMDFILGCLTGIVGIGNVIYLFSK, via the coding sequence ATGACATTTTTTATTTGCTTACTATTAGGTTTTTGTATTGCTGCCTTAGGAAGTATTACACCTAGTTTTCTAAATTTAACGGTAGTAAAGTATAGCTTAAAAAACGGTAAAAAATCTACATTTTATTTAATAGCTGGTTATGCTACAGTTTTGTTTTTTCAAGCCAATTTAGGCGCTTATTTGGCTAATGTTTTAATGAAAAATTCTGAATACATAACCTTAATTCAAAAAATAGGAACAGGTATTCTGTTTTTATTGTCTATTAATTTTTTTAGACTTTATTTTTCTCCTAAAAAGGAAGTTAGTGAGAAAGAAATTCCTAAATCTAAATCCTATTTTTACGGTATTTTAATGTCCTCATTAAATATGATGGCTATACCGTTTTACTTTACATTTATTTCGTTGTTAATTGGTTTTAAATACTTTGAATACACTGTGTTTACTGCTTTTTATTTTTCAATCGGTTCTACCATTGGGTCTTTTACTTTATACACGATTTATGCGATTGTTGCTAAAAATATTGAACATAAACTAACTTATATTGCTTCTAAAATGGATTTTATTTTAGGTTGTTTAACTGGTATTGTTGGTATTGGTAACGTAATCTATTTGTTTAGTAAGTAG
- a CDS encoding YggS family pyridoxal phosphate-dependent enzyme, with translation MSIKQNLNQIQATLPKHVTLVAVSKTKPVSDLMEAYNAGQRIFGENKIQEMADKYQEMPKDIKWHLIGHVQTNKVKYMAEFVDLIHGVESFKLLKEINKQAKKHERSIDCLLQIKIASEDSKFGMSIPDATSLLKSEEFSALTNINVIGVMGMATFTEDQNQIKQEFDLLKTTFDSLQKLHPSLKTISMGMSGDYQLAIDCGSTMVRVGSSIFGARNYN, from the coding sequence ATGTCAATTAAACAAAACCTAAATCAAATACAAGCTACACTTCCTAAACATGTAACTTTAGTTGCGGTTTCTAAAACAAAACCTGTTAGTGATTTAATGGAAGCCTACAACGCTGGTCAACGCATTTTTGGAGAAAATAAAATCCAAGAAATGGCAGACAAATATCAAGAAATGCCAAAGGACATTAAATGGCATTTGATTGGTCACGTACAAACTAATAAAGTAAAGTATATGGCTGAGTTTGTAGATTTAATACATGGTGTGGAGAGCTTTAAATTACTTAAAGAAATTAATAAACAAGCTAAAAAGCACGAAAGAAGCATCGATTGTTTGCTTCAAATTAAAATAGCATCGGAAGATTCTAAATTTGGAATGTCTATACCAGACGCAACTAGCTTACTTAAATCTGAAGAATTTTCAGCTTTAACTAATATTAATGTTATTGGCGTGATGGGAATGGCTACATTTACTGAAGACCAAAATCAGATTAAACAAGAATTTGATTTACTTAAAACTACCTTTGATTCGCTTCAAAAATTGCATCCTAGTTTAAAGACAATTAGTATGGGAATGAGTGGTGATTATCAATTAGCAATAGATTGTGGTAGCACAATGGTTAGAGTGGGAAGTAGTATATTTGGTGCTAGAAATTATAATTAA
- a CDS encoding 3-hydroxyacyl-CoA dehydrogenase family protein: MKNIAVIGAGTMGNGIAHTFAQSGFKVQLIDISEASLKRGMDTISKNLDRMVAKEKISEADKAETLSNISTFTNIEEGVEYASLVVEAATENLDLKLKIFKQLDQACGDDTILATNTSSISITQIGAVTSRPDMVIGMHFMNPVPIMKLVEIIRGYNTSDEVTNTIMELSKQLGKIPTEVNDYPGFVANRILMPMINESIETLYNGVAGVQEIDTVMKLGMAHPMGPLQLADFIGLDVCLSILNVMYDGFKNPKYAPCPLLVNMVNAGKLGVKSGEGFYDYSESRKADKVSQQFI, encoded by the coding sequence ATGAAAAACATAGCAGTTATAGGTGCAGGAACAATGGGTAACGGTATTGCACATACCTTTGCACAATCTGGATTTAAAGTACAATTAATTGATATTAGTGAAGCGTCATTAAAACGCGGAATGGATACCATCTCTAAAAATTTAGATCGCATGGTCGCTAAAGAAAAAATATCTGAAGCAGATAAAGCTGAAACTTTAAGTAATATTAGCACTTTTACTAATATTGAAGAAGGTGTTGAATATGCAAGCCTAGTTGTAGAAGCTGCAACAGAAAACTTAGATTTAAAACTAAAAATATTTAAGCAATTAGACCAAGCTTGTGGTGATGACACGATTTTAGCGACTAACACCTCTTCTATCTCAATAACACAAATTGGAGCTGTAACCTCTAGACCTGATATGGTTATTGGAATGCATTTTATGAATCCTGTGCCAATCATGAAATTAGTCGAAATTATTCGTGGTTATAATACAAGCGATGAAGTGACTAATACTATCATGGAATTATCTAAACAATTAGGTAAAATACCAACTGAAGTTAATGATTATCCTGGTTTTGTTGCTAACCGTATTTTAATGCCAATGATTAACGAGTCTATTGAGACGCTATACAATGGTGTTGCTGGTGTCCAAGAAATTGACACAGTAATGAAGTTAGGTATGGCACATCCAATGGGTCCTTTGCAACTAGCAGATTTTATTGGATTAGATGTATGTCTTTCTATTTTAAATGTCATGTACGATGGATTTAAAAACCCTAAATACGCACCATGTCCTTTATTAGTTAATATGGTTAACGCAGGAAAATTAGGTGTTAAATCTGGTGAAGGTTTTTATGATTATTCTGAAAGCAGAAAGGCAGATAAAGTATCTCAGCAATTTATATAA
- a CDS encoding DUF3857 domain-containing protein yields the protein MKKIFLITLLFSKFLVAQSQFNTENLTTTRADLELNEFKQDTTANAIVLYEYGDAEIHKKTFNLVLDYKKKVKILNRNGFDQANIEVYLYNSDRKSEKITNLVATTTNIEDGKVTRINLDPSQVFEEKVNDNYTIFKFVLPNIKEGSVITYSYTFESPFLFNFNSWKFQEDIPKLYSEYNTSIPGNYDYNIKLVGELKLSVNQSDIKKYCIQLDNGASADCTIGKYVMKDIPAFIEEDYTTASKNYISRMEYELKVIKGFDGSVQNITKTWETADDELKQNEDFGKQLKKESLVKKLIDQTLLDQKSDLDKAKYIFNYVKNNYTWNGYYRIFKDVSIKDIIEQKTGNVAEINLLLYNLLKRHDIVTYPVLISTRENGFITTLYPVISEFNYVILRAEIDGKSYFLDATDPLLVFGQIPFKCLNEYGREMDFDNDSRWIDLNTNINSTTQHKVNITINDDNTFTGTLTTTKLGYDALDARQLYKKNNLNNLKYFREKYPDLTFENSQVDTNKNDKAIYTETISISGPLTVIGDKIYLDPFIFKFFTKNPLQLNTRTYPIDFGYKNNLIYYIQIDTNDKYKIVDKPLDKTIELSNNSGLLNFLTQPKNGNIDLSFRINFYNTIYPTNYYTELKSFFSNIVNIQNNSVIVLEKNI from the coding sequence ATGAAAAAAATATTTCTTATTACGCTACTCTTTTCAAAATTTTTAGTAGCTCAAAGCCAATTTAATACTGAAAATTTAACGACGACAAGAGCTGATTTAGAATTAAATGAATTTAAGCAAGACACCACTGCAAATGCCATAGTACTTTATGAATATGGAGATGCCGAAATTCATAAAAAAACGTTCAACTTAGTTTTAGACTATAAGAAAAAAGTTAAAATTTTAAACCGTAACGGATTTGACCAAGCCAATATTGAGGTTTATTTATATAATTCTGATAGAAAATCAGAAAAAATCACAAACTTAGTTGCAACAACAACCAATATTGAAGATGGTAAAGTTACCCGAATTAACTTAGATCCTTCTCAAGTATTTGAAGAAAAGGTTAACGATAATTACACCATATTTAAGTTTGTTTTACCTAATATAAAAGAAGGATCTGTTATTACATATAGCTACACCTTTGAAAGCCCATTTTTATTCAATTTTAACTCATGGAAATTTCAAGAAGACATACCAAAGCTATACAGCGAGTACAATACTAGCATACCAGGAAACTACGATTATAATATAAAGCTTGTAGGAGAGCTTAAGTTAAGCGTCAATCAAAGTGATATAAAAAAATACTGTATCCAATTAGACAATGGTGCAAGTGCGGACTGTACAATAGGTAAGTATGTAATGAAAGACATACCTGCTTTTATAGAAGAGGATTACACGACTGCTTCTAAAAATTATATTTCTAGAATGGAATATGAATTAAAAGTAATTAAAGGCTTTGATGGCTCTGTACAAAACATTACCAAAACATGGGAAACTGCGGATGATGAACTTAAACAAAATGAAGATTTTGGAAAACAACTAAAAAAAGAAAGTCTAGTAAAAAAACTAATAGACCAAACCTTATTGGATCAAAAAAGTGATTTAGATAAAGCTAAATACATTTTTAATTATGTTAAAAATAATTATACTTGGAATGGCTATTATCGAATTTTTAAAGATGTGTCCATTAAAGATATTATTGAGCAAAAAACAGGTAATGTAGCCGAAATCAACCTACTTCTGTATAACCTTTTGAAAAGACATGATATAGTAACCTATCCTGTTTTAATTTCTACAAGAGAAAACGGATTTATCACTACACTTTATCCTGTAATTTCAGAATTTAATTATGTGATTTTAAGAGCCGAAATTGATGGAAAATCTTATTTTTTAGATGCAACAGACCCTTTATTAGTCTTTGGACAAATTCCATTTAAATGTTTAAATGAGTATGGTCGCGAAATGGATTTTGACAATGATAGTCGTTGGATAGACCTAAACACTAATATTAATTCTACAACACAACATAAAGTTAATATCACAATTAATGATGATAATACCTTTACTGGAACATTAACAACAACAAAATTAGGATATGATGCTTTGGATGCGCGTCAATTGTACAAAAAAAACAATCTTAATAATTTAAAGTACTTCAGAGAAAAATATCCTGATTTAACTTTTGAAAATAGTCAAGTAGACACAAATAAAAACGATAAAGCAATATATACCGAGACCATATCAATATCAGGTCCATTAACTGTAATTGGTGATAAAATATACTTGGACCCTTTTATATTTAAATTTTTTACAAAAAACCCTTTACAGCTTAATACAAGGACATATCCTATTGATTTTGGATATAAAAACAACCTTATTTATTACATTCAAATTGACACAAATGATAAGTATAAAATTGTTGATAAGCCTCTAGATAAAACTATTGAATTATCTAATAACTCTGGCTTACTTAATTTTTTAACTCAACCAAAAAATGGTAACATTGATTTATCTTTTAGGATTAATTTTTACAATACAATTTACCCAACTAATTACTATACTGAACTAAAATCTTTTTTTAGCAACATTGTAAATATTCAAAATAACTCGGTTATAGTTTTAGAAAAAAATATCTAA
- a CDS encoding exonuclease domain-containing protein produces MYTIVDIETTGGKFNEEGITEIAIYKFDGHEVVDQFISLVNPEREIQPFVVNLTGINSKMLKNAPKFYEIAKRIVEITEDTILVAHNAQFDYRILKTEFKRLGFPFKRQTLCTVELSKDLIPDQKSYSLGKLVRSLGIPVTDRHRASGDALATVKLFKLLLAKDTNKTIIKESIKKEPKFQMEPRLIDIIDNLTSVTGVYYMYKADGELIYIGKSKNIKNRVNQHFTGTTPKSKKMQTQVAAVKYEATGSELVALLKESEEIKRNKPILNRALRRSIFTHALYSFIDDNGYINLTIDKADGRKPCITTFSTRQSGRHFLEKMVEQFNLCQKLSGIYKTKTSCFHYEVKTCAGACIQQESPEDYNKRVQELLDKYSYNNKNMVIIDRGREVDERSAILIQNGIFKGFGFYNLNYQINNLDILESIITPMENNRDQQHIIQSYLRKNKRIKIIDL; encoded by the coding sequence ATTTACACAATAGTCGACATAGAAACCACTGGTGGTAAGTTTAATGAAGAAGGAATAACCGAAATTGCTATCTACAAATTTGATGGTCATGAGGTTGTAGACCAGTTTATAAGTTTAGTAAATCCAGAACGAGAGATTCAACCCTTTGTGGTTAATCTTACAGGTATAAATAGCAAGATGCTTAAAAATGCGCCTAAATTTTACGAGATAGCTAAGCGAATCGTTGAAATTACAGAAGACACTATTTTGGTGGCTCACAATGCGCAATTTGATTATCGTATCTTAAAAACCGAGTTTAAACGTCTTGGATTTCCTTTTAAAAGACAAACCCTTTGTACGGTTGAGTTGTCTAAAGATTTAATTCCTGATCAAAAATCTTACAGTTTAGGTAAACTAGTTAGATCATTGGGTATACCTGTAACAGATAGGCATCGTGCATCTGGAGATGCTTTAGCAACCGTTAAACTTTTTAAATTACTTCTTGCCAAGGACACCAACAAAACAATTATTAAGGAGTCTATTAAAAAAGAACCAAAATTCCAGATGGAGCCTAGGTTAATAGATATTATTGATAATTTAACCTCTGTTACTGGAGTTTACTACATGTACAAAGCAGATGGTGAGTTAATCTATATTGGAAAAAGTAAGAACATAAAAAATCGCGTTAATCAACATTTTACTGGTACTACACCAAAGTCCAAGAAAATGCAAACTCAAGTAGCAGCTGTAAAATATGAAGCTACAGGAAGTGAATTAGTGGCGCTTTTAAAAGAAAGCGAAGAGATTAAGCGTAATAAACCTATATTAAATAGAGCTTTGCGCAGAAGTATTTTTACACATGCACTATACAGTTTTATAGACGATAACGGTTATATTAATCTTACTATTGATAAAGCAGATGGTAGAAAACCTTGCATAACAACCTTTAGCACTAGACAAAGTGGACGTCATTTTTTAGAAAAAATGGTCGAACAATTTAATTTGTGTCAAAAACTATCAGGTATTTATAAAACCAAAACCAGTTGCTTCCATTACGAAGTAAAAACATGTGCAGGTGCATGCATACAACAGGAATCTCCAGAGGATTATAATAAACGTGTACAAGAATTATTAGATAAATACAGCTACAATAACAAAAACATGGTTATTATTGATCGTGGTCGAGAGGTGGATGAGCGTAGTGCCATTTTAATTCAGAATGGAATATTTAAAGGTTTTGGCTTTTATAATTTAAATTACCAAATTAATAATTTAGACATTCTAGAGTCTATCATTACTCCAATGGAGAATAATAGAGATCAACAACACATTATACAAAGTTACCTAAGAAAAAATAAACGTATAAAAATTATAGATTTATAA
- a CDS encoding Gfo/Idh/MocA family protein — protein sequence MLKAGVLGAGHLGKIHLRLLNQSDKFQLVGFYDADADNAKKVEAEFGYKYFDTIEALIDAVDVVDIVTPTLSHYDCAKQAISKGKHIFIEKPITNTVHEAESIRALVAENGVKGQVGHVERFNPAFIAVKDQLDSPMFIEAHRLAEFNPRGTDVPVVLDLMIHDIDVILSVVKSKVKNVSASGVSVISDTPDIANARIEFVNGCVANLTASRISLKNMRKTRFFQRDAYISVDFLEKKCEVVKMKDAPETPGDFDMVLQNAEGVKKQIYFDNPEIAANNAILDELESFADAINNNTTPIVTLHDGTEALRVATMIIDQF from the coding sequence ATGCTAAAAGCTGGTGTATTAGGTGCTGGTCACCTTGGAAAAATTCATCTTAGATTATTAAATCAATCAGATAAATTCCAATTAGTAGGATTTTACGATGCTGATGCGGACAACGCTAAAAAAGTAGAAGCCGAATTTGGTTACAAATATTTTGATACCATTGAAGCCTTAATTGATGCTGTAGATGTTGTAGATATTGTAACGCCTACCCTATCGCATTACGATTGTGCTAAGCAAGCTATATCTAAAGGTAAACATATATTTATTGAAAAACCAATAACCAATACTGTGCATGAAGCCGAAAGTATTAGAGCTTTAGTTGCAGAAAATGGTGTAAAAGGTCAAGTAGGTCATGTCGAGCGTTTTAATCCTGCATTTATTGCAGTTAAAGACCAATTAGATAGTCCAATGTTTATTGAAGCGCATCGTTTAGCCGAGTTTAACCCTCGTGGTACTGATGTACCTGTGGTTTTAGACTTAATGATTCATGACATTGATGTTATTTTAAGTGTAGTTAAATCTAAAGTTAAAAATGTATCTGCAAGCGGAGTTTCAGTGATAAGTGATACACCTGATATTGCTAATGCACGTATCGAGTTTGTTAATGGTTGTGTTGCTAATTTAACTGCCAGCCGAATTTCACTTAAAAACATGCGTAAAACACGTTTTTTTCAACGTGATGCTTATATCTCTGTAGACTTTTTAGAGAAAAAATGTGAGGTTGTAAAAATGAAAGATGCACCCGAAACACCTGGTGATTTTGACATGGTTTTACAAAATGCAGAAGGTGTTAAAAAACAAATTTATTTTGACAACCCAGAAATAGCTGCAAACAACGCTATTTTAGACGAGTTAGAATCCTTTGCGGACGCCATAAACAATAATACAACTCCAATAGTGACCTTACACGATGGTACAGAAGCCTTACGTGTGGCCACTATGATTATAGATCAGTTTTAA
- a CDS encoding DUF1015 domain-containing protein: MTKILPFKAVRPTRDKVSLVASRSYQSYTQPEREARLDHNPFSFLHIVNPGYKYDKEISGEARYKLVKNRYSEFKEDGVFKQDQKPCFYIYKIVDRDSQVFNGIVAAASVDDYNNNIIKKHEDTIASRETVFKDYLKTVGFNAEPVLLTYPDNDTISKIITEKQKERAEFEFTTTYRDTHYLWLIEDDTDIQAITTNFSKMPTLYIADGHHRSASSQLLCEDLKNENKNHSGQESYNFFMSYLISESELRIHEFNRLVKDLNGLTKEEFLIQLDTVYRIENRGLTPYQPSKSHHFSMYLDGEFYSLYLRKTEYTFDTSLDELDAQVLFKTILQPILGITDLRNDNRIHYLSGKKDIVNLKSKVDSKEFTVGFGMIPATISQMKQIADDGLTMPPKSTYIEPKIRSGVTIYEF; the protein is encoded by the coding sequence ATGACTAAAATATTACCATTTAAAGCGGTTAGACCTACTAGAGATAAGGTTAGTTTAGTAGCCTCACGCTCCTATCAAAGTTATACGCAACCCGAAAGAGAAGCACGTTTAGACCATAATCCATTTTCGTTTTTACACATTGTAAATCCTGGTTACAAATACGATAAAGAAATCTCTGGAGAAGCACGTTATAAGTTAGTTAAAAACAGATATTCTGAATTTAAAGAAGATGGTGTATTTAAGCAAGATCAAAAACCTTGTTTTTACATTTACAAAATAGTAGATCGCGATTCTCAAGTATTTAATGGTATTGTTGCAGCTGCTAGCGTAGACGATTATAACAATAATATTATTAAAAAACATGAGGATACTATCGCTTCTCGCGAAACCGTTTTTAAAGACTATTTAAAAACCGTTGGTTTTAATGCAGAACCTGTACTACTAACCTATCCTGATAATGATACTATCTCTAAAATTATAACCGAAAAACAAAAAGAGCGTGCCGAGTTTGAGTTTACAACAACATACAGAGACACGCACTATTTATGGTTAATTGAAGACGACACAGACATCCAAGCTATTACAACTAATTTTAGCAAAATGCCAACGTTGTACATTGCAGATGGACATCATAGGTCTGCCTCTTCTCAATTACTTTGTGAGGATTTAAAAAACGAAAACAAAAATCATTCTGGTCAAGAAAGCTATAACTTTTTTATGAGTTATTTAATTTCGGAATCCGAATTACGCATACACGAGTTTAACCGTTTAGTAAAAGATTTAAATGGCTTAACTAAAGAAGAATTTTTAATTCAACTAGATACCGTTTATCGTATTGAAAATAGAGGATTAACACCTTACCAACCCTCAAAATCACATCACTTTAGTATGTATTTAGATGGCGAATTTTACTCGTTATACTTAAGAAAAACAGAATATACATTTGATACGTCTTTGGACGAATTGGATGCACAAGTACTTTTTAAAACTATATTACAACCTATTTTAGGAATCACAGATTTACGCAACGATAATCGCATACATTACCTTAGTGGTAAAAAAGATATTGTAAATTTAAAAAGTAAAGTGGATAGTAAAGAATTTACTGTTGGTTTTGGTATGATTCCTGCAACAATTTCTCAGATGAAGCAAATTGCAGACGACGGATTAACAATGCCACCAAAAAGTACTTATATCGAGCCTAAAATTAGAAGTGGTGTTACTATTTACGAGTTTTAA
- a CDS encoding YiiX/YebB-like N1pC/P60 family cysteine hydrolase, with protein sequence MNYFLQRISYIVLLSCIFLSCNTKTNTNFQLKEGDLLFQNTGSDDIDNAIKDVTATASAKNYSHVGMAMQKDNKWFVVEAIPKQGVCITPIAKFLERNKNKFNKSQTTVARLDNYYKPYIKTAINYGITRVNTPYDDIFLWDDTSYYCSELVYKMFSTQNLPKDSIPFLTHPMTFNNSSGQPMTSWVKYYKARNQSIPEGIEGTNPNLMASSNHITFVHDYEND encoded by the coding sequence ATGAATTATTTTTTACAACGCATATCATACATTGTATTACTATCATGTATTTTTTTAAGTTGCAATACAAAAACTAACACCAATTTTCAGTTAAAAGAAGGTGATTTACTGTTTCAAAACACAGGATCAGACGACATTGATAATGCTATAAAGGACGTTACAGCAACCGCTTCTGCCAAAAATTATTCTCATGTTGGTATGGCTATGCAAAAAGACAACAAATGGTTTGTGGTGGAAGCTATACCTAAACAAGGCGTTTGCATAACACCAATAGCTAAATTTTTAGAAAGGAATAAAAATAAATTTAATAAATCGCAAACCACAGTTGCGAGGCTAGACAACTACTACAAGCCCTATATAAAAACAGCCATAAACTATGGTATTACCAGAGTTAATACACCTTATGATGATATTTTTTTATGGGATGACACATCCTATTATTGCTCAGAGTTAGTTTACAAAATGTTTTCAACTCAAAACTTACCTAAAGATTCCATTCCGTTTTTGACACACCCAATGACTTTTAACAATAGTTCTGGTCAACCAATGACTAGTTGGGTTAAATATTACAAAGCTCGCAACCAATCAATTCCAGAAGGTATTGAAGGTACAAACCCTAATTTAATGGCAAGCAGTAATCATATTACGTTTGTTCATGATTACGAAAATGACTAG
- a CDS encoding protein-L-isoaspartate(D-aspartate) O-methyltransferase → MKDTFKHQGLRQQLVAVLKDKGITNTAVLAAIGRIPRHLFMDSSFLDHAYQDKAFPIAADQTISQPYTVAFQTELMQVKRGDKVLEIGTGSGYQTAVLCELGAKVYSIERQQELFKITSRFLPKLGYRAKKLIFGDGYKGLKTEAPFSSIIVTAGAPFVPNPLLAQLEIGGRLVIPVGDKVQTMTLFVRKGPKDFEKTEFGEFRFVPLLEDKN, encoded by the coding sequence TTGAAAGATACTTTTAAACATCAAGGCTTACGACAGCAACTAGTAGCTGTTTTGAAGGACAAAGGAATTACTAATACCGCAGTTTTGGCTGCAATTGGCAGAATACCAAGACATTTGTTTATGGATTCTAGTTTTTTAGATCATGCGTATCAGGATAAGGCATTTCCTATTGCAGCAGATCAAACCATTTCTCAGCCTTATACTGTAGCTTTTCAAACCGAATTAATGCAAGTTAAACGAGGTGATAAAGTGTTAGAGATTGGCACAGGTAGTGGCTATCAGACTGCTGTGCTGTGCGAACTTGGTGCTAAAGTATATAGCATTGAAAGGCAACAAGAGTTGTTTAAAATTACGAGTCGTTTTTTGCCAAAATTAGGCTATAGAGCAAAAAAACTAATTTTTGGAGATGGTTATAAAGGTTTAAAAACCGAAGCACCTTTTAGTAGTATTATTGTAACTGCAGGAGCACCTTTTGTGCCTAACCCTTTACTAGCACAATTAGAAATTGGAGGACGTTTAGTAATTCCTGTTGGAGATAAAGTGCAAACTATGACGCTTTTTGTTAGAAAAGGTCCAAAGGATTTTGAGAAAACAGAGTTTGGCGAGTTTAGATTTGTTCCGCTTTTGGAGGATAAGAATTAG
- a CDS encoding helix-turn-helix domain-containing protein, producing MKHFKTLSAYLNYLELPRPEHPMLSIFTSKEDGFLPCPRESSPPITTDCYSISLKKFVKGDLNYGRTKYDFTNGALIFIAPKQVLQWDNSVVFEQKGFSINLHEDFLKGTELAHQIKKYGFFAYSANEALHLSPKEERQIEALVKNIEIEYQNNQDEFSKDIIISQLSTLLKYANRFYERQFLNRKELCNSLLEQFNKQLIDYFESGLLHENGIPSIAEIATKMSVSKRYLSDTLKIETGKTTTEHLQLYLIDQAKNSLLKPNKSIAEVAYELGFEYPQYFSRVFKKKEGISPTKYRELYKTN from the coding sequence ACACTTTAAAACACTATCCGCGTATTTAAACTATCTAGAATTGCCTAGACCAGAGCATCCTATGCTTAGCATATTTACATCCAAAGAAGATGGTTTTTTACCGTGTCCCAGAGAAAGCTCTCCTCCTATCACTACAGATTGTTATTCAATAAGTTTAAAAAAATTCGTGAAAGGAGATCTTAATTATGGACGCACTAAATACGATTTTACAAATGGAGCTTTAATTTTTATAGCGCCAAAACAAGTACTACAATGGGATAATAGTGTCGTATTTGAACAAAAAGGCTTTAGTATTAATTTGCACGAAGATTTTTTAAAAGGAACAGAATTAGCACATCAAATAAAAAAATATGGATTCTTTGCGTATTCCGCTAACGAAGCATTACACCTCTCTCCAAAAGAAGAAAGACAAATCGAAGCTTTAGTTAAAAATATTGAAATAGAATACCAAAACAATCAAGATGAATTTAGTAAAGACATCATTATCTCGCAATTAAGTACGCTTTTAAAATATGCTAATCGGTTTTACGAAAGACAGTTTTTAAACAGAAAAGAACTATGCAATAGCTTATTAGAACAATTTAACAAACAACTAATTGACTATTTTGAATCAGGACTTTTACATGAAAACGGTATACCAAGTATAGCAGAAATAGCAACTAAAATGTCAGTATCTAAACGCTATTTAAGTGATACACTTAAAATTGAAACAGGTAAAACTACAACCGAACATTTGCAGTTATATTTAATAGACCAAGCTAAGAATAGTTTATTAAAACCTAACAAAAGCATCGCTGAAGTGGCTTATGAGTTAGGCTTCGAGTATCCTCAGTATTTTTCAAGAGTATTTAAAAAGAAAGAAGGTATTAGTCCAACCAAATACCGAGAATTATATAAAACGAATTAA